The following proteins come from a genomic window of Microbacterium sulfonylureivorans:
- a CDS encoding DUF3046 domain-containing protein: MRRSEFDRAVRDEFGAGAGGLIVDLVLASLGSRTAAQALDGGVPPRDVWLALCEEMDVPAERRYGAGRLEPKRG, from the coding sequence ATGAGGCGCAGTGAGTTCGATCGCGCCGTGCGCGATGAGTTCGGAGCCGGCGCGGGAGGCCTCATCGTAGACCTCGTGCTGGCGAGTCTCGGTTCGCGAACGGCCGCTCAGGCGCTGGACGGCGGGGTTCCGCCGCGCGATGTCTGGCTCGCGCTGTGCGAGGAGATGGATGTCCCGGCCGAGCGTCGCTACGGCGCAGGACGCCTCGAGCCCAAGCGCGGCTGA
- a CDS encoding helix-turn-helix domain-containing protein gives MILVRQEIGEVLRDFRQQKGRTLRQVASRASVALGYLSEVERGQKEASSEILASVAEALDVPISIIMREVGDRISVLEGLQTFPDVVPDDLVASVDAELSLR, from the coding sequence ATGATCCTGGTACGTCAAGAAATCGGCGAAGTGCTTCGTGATTTCCGCCAGCAGAAGGGTCGCACCCTCCGTCAGGTCGCGAGCCGCGCGAGTGTCGCCCTCGGCTATCTGAGCGAGGTGGAGCGCGGCCAGAAGGAAGCGTCCAGCGAGATCCTCGCGTCAGTCGCAGAGGCGCTCGATGTGCCGATCTCGATCATCATGCGTGAGGTCGGCGACCGCATCTCGGTGCTCGAGGGGCTGCAGACCTTCCCCGATGTCGTCCCCGACGACCTCGTGGCCTCCGTCGACGCCGAGCTGTCGCTGCGCTGA